From the Quercus lobata isolate SW786 chromosome 6, ValleyOak3.0 Primary Assembly, whole genome shotgun sequence genome, one window contains:
- the LOC115949679 gene encoding transcription factor MYB93-like — MGRPPCCDENGLKKGPWTSEEDQKLVKYIQKHGHGSWRALPKLAGLNRCGKSCRLRWTNYLRPDIKRGKFSQDEEQTILNLHAVLGNKWSAIAGHLPGRTDNEIKNFWNTHLKKKLIQMGFDPMTHRPRTDIFSSLPHLIALANLKELVDHHSWEEQAVRLQAEAIQMARVQYLQYLLQPQASNGATNNNLNSSFMDMDSTISLLNSLSSMKDNLALSSPHQLDTPTQSLGTSTLQSVPDSILFSHLPQLENPCTYQTPLNKDNMVQANEFTAFSQGENSPNSPWLASSSSTPSPSVAPPAETNSIDACSTSSYGGAPFAWPDLLLEDPLFHELS; from the exons ATGGGAAGGCCTCCTTGTTGTGATGAGAATGGCCTCAAGAAAGGCCCTTGGACATCTGAAGAAGATCAAAAGCTTGTCAAATACATCCAAAAACATGGCCATGGAAGCTGGAGAGCTCTTCCCAAACTTGCAG GGCTTAACAGATGTGGGAAGAGTTGCAGGTTAAGATGGACAAATTACTTAAGGCCAGATATCAAGAGAGGGAAATTTTCCCAAGATGAAGAACAAACAATTCTGAATCTTCATGCTGTTCTTGGAAACAA ATGGTCAGCAATTGCAGGCCACCTACCTGGTCGGACTGACAATGAAATCAAGAACTTCTGGAATACCCATTTGAAGAAAAAGCTTATTCAAATGGGATTTGACCCCATGACACACCGGCCTCGAACTGATATCTTCTCGAGCTTGCCTCATCTTATAGCTCTGGCTAATTTGAAAGAGCTTGTGGATCATCATTCATGGGAAGAACAGGCTGTGAGACTACAAGCAGAGGCTATTCAAATGGCTAGGGTTCAATACCTACAATATCTTCTCCAACCCCAAGCTTCTAATGGAGCTACCAACAACAACTTAAACAGTAGTTTCATGGACATGGACAGTACTATTAGTCTTTTGAATTCACTTTCTTCCATGAAAGATAACTTAGCATTGAGTTCACCTCATCAATTGGATACCCCAACACAATCTCTTGGAACTTCCACACTTCAATCGGTCCCTGATTCAATCCTTTTCTCTCATTTGCCCCAGTTGGAAAACCCTTGCACCTATCAAACACCATTAAACAAGGACAATATGGTTCAAGCAAATGAGTTTACGGCATTTAGCCAAGGCGAAAACTCTCCCAATTCTCCATGGCTTGCTTCATCTTCAAGTACTCCATCTCCATCCGTGGCTCCACCAGCAGAGACTAATTCCATCGATGCTTGCAGTACTTCAAGCTATGGAGGAGCCCCTTTTGCTTGGCCTGACCTACTCCTCGAGGACCCTCTATTCCATGAGCTTTCTTAG